The Haloplanus sp. CK5-1 genome segment GCATGGGGGAGGTGTGGGTTAAGCCTTGGCTCGACGGGGTGTTTATAGCGGCCACGGGCGTACGGCCGCCGACCGATGGGCTGTAAGATCGAGACGGTGTGTGCAAGCCGAGGGATGCCGACGCTCCCCGACCGTCTGGTGGACCGGCGCGTCGACGCGGGCGACAGCCTCCGCGACTTGGAACGCTTCTTCAACCGGGAGGTGTTGGCGGCCGCGATGCGGGACGCGGGGATGGAACTCCTGGAGGGCGAGGCGGAGAACGTCCACCGGTTGCTCACGGACGAGGACGTGAGCGACGCCGCCCGGACGGAAGCCCGGGACCGACTGCGCCGCGCCGGCGTCGACGTCGACGCCGTCCGCGACGACTTCGTCACCTACGGCACCGTCCGCACGCACCTCCGTGAGTGTGCGGGCGTCGAGACGGGGCGAGAGTCGAGCGTCGACGCGGCGTCGGTGCGGGACACCGCCTTCGGCCTGTTCGGCCGGGCCGAAGCGATCACCGAGCGGGAGGTGTCGCGACTGGCCGAGACGGAGTCGTTCGACGCCGGCGACGTGACGGTGTCGCTGACCGCACGGGTCACCTGCGAGACCTGTGGCGAGGAGTACGGCCTCCTGCGTCTGCTGGATCGGGGCGGGTGTGGGTGTCGCCGGGAAGACTGACCGAGGACCGGGCGTCGGTCCGGCCGAGGACGAACGAACTCGGGCGGGTCACCGGACACTAGGCACAAACGTAATACGCCAGCCCCGACGTACGAGGGATGCGTTCGCTTCGCCACCGGAGTATCCACGATGACGGACGACGATTCGGCCACCCCGGAACGGATGCGACTCGACGTACTGAACGTCGGTGGCATCGAACACGCATCGGTGTCGTTCGAACCTGGCGTGACGATGGTCGTCGGTGAGAACGCCTCCAACAAGTCGTCGCTGCTCGGGGGCCTCGGGGGCGTCCTCGGCGGGTCCCCGCCGTCGCTTCGTGGCGGTGCCGACTCGGGATCTGTGACGCTCGACGTCGACGGCGAGAGGTTCGCGCTCGACCTCTCCGACGCGGCCGGTGAGACAGTCGTCGTGGAGGCGACCCCGTACACGACGGCGTCGACGCTCGTCGACCTGTTCGTCGATCTGAGCGAGGGGAACCCGATCCGCCGGGCCGTCGTCGGCGGCGGCGACTTCCACGACCTGCTCATGCGTCCGGTCGACACCGAAGAGATCGACGCCGAGATCCGGCGGCTGACCGACACGCGGAACGACCTCGACGACCGCATCGACGACCTCGACGACCGGGTGGGCGGCCTCCCGGAGCTGGAGGTCCGGAGGCGACGGCTGATCGAGGAGCGCGAGGAGGTGACGGCGACGCTTTCGGAGCGGCGAGCGGCGCTTTCGGAACTCGACTACCGGGACGCCGCGGCGGCGACCCGGGACCTGCTCGACGACCTGAAGGACGCGCGGGCCGAGCGGGAACGACTCCGGGACCGACGAGAGACCAAGCGCCGCGCCCTCGAGTCGCTCCGGGAGGACCTCGCGTCGGTCGAGGAGCGACTGGCCGCCCTCGACGACGCGGAGTCGAGCGTCGAGGAGCGACTGGCAGCGGTCGAGGAGCGTCTGTCGACCCTCCGCGAGCGCGAGGGTCGCCTCGACGAGACGATCGCTGCCTTGGGGCCGATCGTCGAACTGAATCAGGGGTTCCTCGCGGAGGGAGAGCGGGCGGTCGACGACGACGTGGTCGAGGCGCTGGGCCCGGACGAGGGGAACGTCACCTGCTGGACCTGTGGCCAGTCGGCCGCGCGCGCCGAGATCGAGTCGCAGGTGGCGGCCGTCGAGGCGATCCTCGACGAGAAGCGGGAGGAGCGGGCGACGGTCGAGGCGGAGATAGAGGCGTGTCGGCGCGACCGCTCGAACCTCGAGGACCGCCGCGAGGAGCGGGTGGAACTGGTCGAGCGTCGGCGTCGCCTCGGCGAGGATATCGACGAACGCGAGCGGGCGCTGTCCGACCTCGACGACCGGATCGACGACGCCGCCGAGCGGATCCGGGATCTGGAAGCCGAGTTGGACGGCGTCGAGGGCGCCGAGGAACTGGTCGAGCGCCACGAGGCGGTGAGCGATCTGGAGTACGAGCGCGGCCGACTCGACCGGAAACTCGCCGAGGTCGAGGCGGACATCGAGGCCGCCGAGAGCGCCCGGGCCGAGCGCGAGGACCTGCGGGCCGAGCGCGACGACGTGGCGGAGCAACTCGCGACGCTGCGCGGCCGCGTCGAACGGATCGAGCGCGAGACAGTCGAGACGGTCAACGACTGCATGGAGCGGATACTGAATCGGCTCGTCTTCGACGCGGTCGAACGCGTCTGGATCGAGCGCCGCGAGACCGACGACGGGACGGTCTTCGACCCGCACGTGGTGCGGACGGGGGACGACGGCACCGTCTACCGGGCGTCGGTCGACACCCTCAGCAAGAGCGAGCGCGAGGTGGTCGGACTGGTGATGGCTCTCGCCGGCTACCTGGTGTACGACGTCGCGGACGCAGTCCCGGTCGTCGTTGTCGACGCCGTCGAGATGCTCGACGCCGACCGTGTCCGTGGGCTGCTCGACTTCTTCGACGACCACGCGCGATACGTCGTAGCGGCGGTCCTGCCCGAGGAGGCCGCCCCGCTCCGGGAGTGGTTCGACGCCGTCTCGACCGAAGCGTTCGACCCCGTCCGTTCGTGACGGTCAGTCGTCGGGCGGGTCGCCGCCGTCGGTCGCGGCCCGGCGCACCCAGCCGAGGACCGTCGCGTGGCCCCGTTCGTGGCGTCGGAACGTCGCGGCCAAGCCGACGAGGGCGACGAGCGACAGAACCGCGAAGGGGCCGCCGGTCAGTACCGCCGCAGTCTGGAGGGACTGGCCGCCGCCGACGAGCAACACCGCGACGGCGACGAGTCCTTGGAACACACCCCAGAAGACGATGCTCCCAGTGGTCGGGGCGGTGCCCCGCTCGGTCGTCAGAATCGCGACCACGAGGGTCGAGACGTCGGCGGAGGTGACGATGAAGACGACGATAAGTGCGAGAAAGAGGAAGAGCAGCAGACGGCCGAGAGGGAGCGCCGCGAGGACGGGGAAGCCGGCGACGGCCTCGGAGCCGCCGTGAGCCTCGACCGCCGCGAGCACGTCGGCACGGCCCGAGCGCTGGAGCGCGAGCGTCGTGCCACCGAGCAGGAGGTGCCAGAGGCCGGAGGCGGCGGACGTGGCGACGACGGCCGTGAAGACGACGGTCCGGACCTGTCGTCCCTTCGAGAGCGCGGCGAGAAAGAGGCCGGCGAAGGGGGCCCACGAGAACCACCACGACCAGTTCCAGACCGTCCACTCGGCGACCCAGTCGTCGAGGGTGGGGAGGCTCATCGGGACGAAGTCGGTGACGTACCGCGCGACGGCGACCCGGCTCGCGTCGACGACGGTGCCACGGGGCCCGACGGCGACGAGGAGGAGCGCAAAGAGGGCGAAGAGGACGAGATTGACGCCGGCGATGCGGCGGACGCCGCGGTGGACGCCGGTCTCGGCGGCGACACTGTAGACGACGACCAGACCGGCGACGAACAGCACCGAGCCGACGCCGCCGAACGCGACGCCCCACTGGAAGTCGATGCCGGCGAGGAACTGTCGGCCGACGAACGCGACGGAGGTGGCGACCCCGCCGATGGTGGCGAAGACGGCGAGGACGTCGACAAGCGTCGTCCAGGGGCCGTCCAGTCCGTCGACGCCGAGGAAGGGGGCGAGGACCGTCGAGACGCGGAGTGGCGCGCCGTGTCGGTGTGTGAAGTAGGCGATGGGAAGACCGACGACGAGGTAGGCGCTCCACGCGGAGATCCCCCAGTGAAACAGGGCGTAGGACAGGGCGACGCCGACGGCACCGGCCGAGCGTGGCGCGACGTCGGCGGCTGGCGGCGGCGACCCGTAGTGGAAGAGCGACTCGGCCGGCCCCCAGAAGACGACGCCGGCGGCGATGCCGGCGGTGAACACCATCGCGAAGTAGGTGGGGTAGGTGTAGTCGGGGTCGGCGTCGGGGCCACCGAGCGTGATGCTTCCCCACGGCCCGACGAGCAAGAACAGACAGTACCCCACCGCGAGGAACATCGTGACGAGGAAGAGCCAGCCAGCCTCCCGAAACAGAACGTCCCGGACGATACCGACGGCCGCGTCGGTCGCACGGGGGGCGACGAGCCACGCGACGAAGAAAAGCGACACGGCGACGACCGGTGCCGCGAACGTGACCGGTGCCTGCCGGTCGAGAAAGCCAGCGGCCCAGTCCCGGACGGGGACGTGCCTGACTCGCAGCAGGTACGGCGCGGTGGGTCGGTCGGCGGCCTCGCGTCCGGGGGCGTCGAGAGGGAGCAAAGCGAGATACGTCAGCGCGGAGCCGAAAAACAGGAGCGCGACGGCGAGCCATCCCCGCCCGGGGACGACGGGGCCGACGATCCACGGGAAGAAGAAGCCGGCGGCAACGACGGATCCCGAGAGGGCACACACCGGGAGGAGCGCGGCCCGGATCAGCCGCTCGACGACCCCGTCGTGGGAATCCATACCACATGATATCCCTCCGACAGCATAGGTGTGTCGTCGTCGACGACGCCGCGGTGGGCCGGAGCGCACGGAAGCGAGGTTTTTGTCGGCGGCGACCGAACGTGATCGCGTGGCGAGCGATACCCCCGGGCCGCCGACCGACGCGGCACTCGAAGAACTGTTTCGCCAACCGGAACGGGTCCCACTGGTGTACTGGCGAGCGTTCTCGGGTGCGTCGACGGCAGTGTTGGCCGTGGGGACCGCGGCCGTCCTCGCATTCCTCACCGGGCTGTCGCATCTGAGTCAGGGGGCTGGTGCCCCGGCCGGCCCGCTCGCGAGCGTCCTGCCGCCGGGAATCGGCGAGGTCGTTCCCCTCGCGAGCGTCCTCTGGGCGTTCCTGCTGACGGCCACAGCCGTGGGGTTGCGGGGTGGCTACCGCCTCGCCTGGTACGGCGCACTCCTCCTGTTGCCGTTCCTCCTCGTGGTGCCGCTGGTGACGGGGACGGCGGTGGACGTCCTCCTGTTCGCCGTCGGCGGGATCGGCCTGCCGCTGGTCGCGAAAAACCGGGCGCAGTTCGATCGGGCGGTCGACCTCTCGCCGTTTCAGACGACGGCGCTGGTCGCGTTCGTCGCCGTGCAGGTGTACGGCACCGTGGGGACCTACGCCATGCGCGAGAACTTCGTCGGCGTCAACACCGTGACCGACGCGTTCTACTACATCATCGTCACCGGAACGACCGTCGGCTACGGCGACGCGACGCCGACCACACAGGTCACGAAACTATTCACGCTGTCGGTGATCGTCCTCGGGACGGGTGCGTTCACCGTCGCGACGGGGTCGCTGCTCGTCCCCGCACTCGAATCACGCATCTCCAGTGCGTTCGGAACCATGACTGCCTCGGAACTCACACTGCTCGAGGACCACGTCCTGGTCCTCGGTCACGGCGAACTGACTGAACCGCTCCTCGACGAACTCGCGGCGACGACGGAGGTGGTCGTCGTGACGGGGGACGCCGACGCGTCGTTCGGCGACCGGGAGGTGAACGTGTTGACGGCCGACCCGACCGACGAGGAGGCACTCCGCGACGCCCGGATCGACGCGGCGCGGGGCGTCGTCGTCGCGACGGACGACGATGCCCGGGACGCACTGGCGGTCGTCGCCGCTCGACGGGCCAACCCTGGGGTGCGAATCGTCGCGGCGGCGACAGACCAGCGACACGTCGACAAACTCGACACCGTCGGGGCCGACGAGGTGATCAGCCCGGCGGTCATCGGCGGTCGCCTGCTCGGTCGGTCGGTACTCGACGAATCGTCGGGGTCATTCGGCGGCGTCTTCGAGGACGATGACGAGGACGCGGCGGAGTGATCCCGAGAGCGCGACCCCTCCCCAAAGTTATTTGCTCCCGACATGAGAACGCAACCCAAGGGACAAGGAGACATGTACGACAGCATCCTGCTTCCCTTCGACGGAAGCGACGAGGCACGGAAAGGTGCCAACCACGGACTCGACCTCGCGTCGACGTGTGGGGCGACGGTCCACGCGATGTACGTCGTCGACCTCCCGGGCGCGCCCCGGACGGTGTACATCCGGGACGACGAGGACGAGATGCGCGAGGAGTACCGCGAGTACGGCGAGGAGGTCACCGGAGACATCTGTGACCGCGCGACCGAGATGGGCCTCGACTGTGAGACGGTCATCAAGAGCGGGTCGCCGGCCGAGGAGATCACCGAATACGCCGAGTCCGAGGGAATCGAGGCCATCGTGCTGGGGAGCGCGTACCGGGGGAAGTTCCGCGCGTTGCTGGGAAGCACGGCCGAGAAGGTGGTCCGCACCTCCGAGGTGCCGGTGGTGACGGTGCGGCAACTGGTGAACGAGTGACCGCCACAGTCACGCGCCAGTGTCGCTACTCGAGCCCCGCAGCCACCGCTCGCGGAGGTAGATGAGCAGGCTGGCGCTCAGGAAGCACAGCCCCGCGACGCTCAGTCGATCCGCCGCCATCGTCACCAGTGCGACGGCGAACAGGACGACGACGAGCGCCGCCAGCGCCGTCGGGACGAACTCGAGCACGGTGGCCACAACGACGTGGGGGCGCAAGGATCTGTCGCCGGTCAGTAGAAGTGTTTGAGCTCCCAGTGGTACTGGCAGTTCCCACACGTCGCCCACTCCGGGACGTCGAAGGTGTGTGGGTGTCGTCGTCCGTGTTGCATGGGGGTCCGACAGACCGGACAGGTCAGGGTCAGAAGTTCCAGATCGGTGAACCGATCCGACTGGAACTCGGCCGCACACGCCGGACAGTCGATCGGGTCACGCGCGTCGGCCTGCAGGATTTCGGCCGCACACTCGGGACACCGGACCGTCGCAGGAGGTCGGTGTCCCCACCCGGTGTCGCCGTCGATGGTGGTGGTGTGGGTTTCGACGCTCGACAGTCGGAAGGCGTTGGGGTCGTCGGCCGTCCTGAGCGGGGCCACCAGCCGTTCGCCGATCCGGGTGACGAGGTCGACGCCACGGGTGAGCGCCCGTCGGAGCGTCGCGACCCGATCCCCGGCGTCGTCAGTCACACCGGCATTACGCGCGCGTCGATATAAATGACTCGTCGGGGGCAGGTTCTGGTGTGGGAAGGCGCACGAACGCCCGAACGCGCGGGGCGACCGAAGGGGTCAGTCGCCGCTGGCGGCGTCGTCACCCTCCCTGATGTCGGTGACCATCTCGTCGCCGCTCGTCGTCACGTCGACGTTCTCGCGGTCGGTCAACTCCTCGATCGTCTCGGCGAACTCCTCGGATTCGAGGATCTCGTACTCGTTGTCGAGGCCGAGATAGACGGTGTAACACATCAGACAGAGGATGACCGCGAAGGGAAGGCCGGTCGTGATCGCGGCCGTCTGCAGGGCGGTCAGGCCGCCGCCGATCAGCAGGACCGACGCGACGCCGCCCTCGGTGACCGCCCAGAAGATGCGCTGGGTCCTCGGCACGTCGTGTTTGCCGCCGGAGGTCAGGTGGTCGATGACCAGCGACCCCGAGTCGGAGGACGTGACGAAGAAGGTGATCACCAGAAGCGTCGCCAACAGCCCGGACACGACGCCGATCGGGTACTGGTTCAGCGTGACGAACATCCCGAGCGTCTCGAAGGAGGCGTACCCCAGTTCGGCGTACTGCGTCTGGACGGGACCGCCGCCGATGGCGAGGTTCAGCGCGGCCCCGCCGAAGGTCGACAGCCAGATGGTCGAGAAGATGGCGGGGAGAAAGAGCACGCCGAGGACGAACTGCCGGATCGTCCGCCCCTTCGAGATGCGGGCGATGAACATCCCGACAAAGGGCGACCACGCGATCCACCAGCCCCAGTAGAAGACGGTCCACGCAGTCGGCGTGCCGTTGGCCGCGGAGTTGAGCGTCCCGGTGAAGAAGCCGAGGCCGAGGATGTTCTGGAGGTACGCACCGAGTCCCTCGACCCAGGTGCCGAGGATGAACACCGTGGGGCCGACGATCAGAAGGAAGCCGAGCAGAACGAACATCAGGTAGAGGTTCACGGTACTCAGGCGCTTGACGCCGCCGTCGAGGCCCGCCGCGACCGAGAGGGTCGCGATGGCCGTGATGCCGGCGATGAGTAGGACCTGGACGGTCGTCCCGGTCGGGATGTTCGCCACGCCGAGCATCTCGCTCCCGAAGACGTAGGAGAGCCCGCTGTTCACCTGCGCGACGCCCAACCCCAGCGACGTCGAGAGACCGAACAGCGTCGCGAACACCGTCACGAGGTCGATGACGTGACCGGGCCAGCCGTAGATGCGGTCGCCGAGCAGCGGCCAGAAGATAGAGCGGAAGGTGAGCGGGAGGCCACGGTTGAACGAGAAGAAGGCGAGGCCGAGACCCACGAGGCCGTAGACGGCCCACGGGTGGAGCCCCCAGTGGAAGAACGTCTGGGCCATCGCACTGGCCGCGGCCGCTCCGGTCCCGGCCTCGGCGCCGAAGTACGACGGCGGGGTGTTGAGGTAGAACATCGGTTCGGTGACGCTGAAGAACATGAGACCGATCCCCATGCCGGCGCTGAACAGCATCGCCATCCACGAGAAGTCACTGAACTCCTTCTCGGCCTCCACGCCACCGATCTTGATCTTGCCGTACTTGCTGAACGCGAAAAAGAGGAGCACGACGATGAAGAGGTTCACCACCAGCAGGTAGAACCAGCCGAAGTTGGTGCCGATGAAGTTGAACAGTGCGGTGTACGCTTCCGATGCTTGGTCGCCGAGCAGGATCGTCACGGCGATGAACAGTGCGATCAGGACCAGCGCGACCGGAAAGACGACGGGGTGAATGTCGAAGCCCATCGCCTGGATGTTGGTGTCTCCGGGTTCGCGGTCCGAGTCGGGGTGGAAGAGTTCGACTTGGAGCCCGTCGGACATCTCGCCGGTCGTGTCGTCCGATTCAGCCATACCGTCCCTCCGTCCGGGAGGTGCCGGTCGTCGGTCGTGGTTCGGTCATGTGTCGTATGTGTGATCGTCGGGTCGGTCGTCGGTCGGTACGGAGCCGTCGACGGCTATCGTGATCATAGGTTCCGCAGCCCATGATACAAACCCACATGCGACCCTACGCGTTCTGTCAAATAAAGATTGGTATTTCCTCGAACTATTTTCCGACGAAAGGAAAGCGTCGACCTACCGGAGAAGCTTCTCCCGCCCGGGGTCGAACAGCGGTTCGTCGCGCACGGTGGCGTCGTACATCTCGCCCTCACACAGGAGTTCGACGGCGGTGCCGGCGTCGGCGTACTCGACGGGGAGGTAGGTGTAGGCGACGGACTCGCCGACGCTGTAGCCGTAGTCGCCAGCCTGCACGTAGCCGAGCGTCTCGCCGTCCTTGCGGACCGGTCGCCCGGCGAGGACGCGGTCGGTCGAGTCGTCGAGCGTCACGGGGGTGATCCGACTGTCGACGCCCGCCTCGCGTTTCCGTTCGAGGGCGTCGCGGCCGACGAACTCCGTGTCCGTGTCGACGGCGAAGGGAAGGCCCGCGGCGACGGGGTCGGTGTCGGTGTCGATATCGGTTCCCCAGAGCCGGTACCCCTTCTCCAGGCGCATGGATTCGAGGGCACCGGTCCCCATCGGCCGCACGTCGAGGTCCTGCCCCGCCTCCCACAGCGTCTCCCACA includes the following:
- the rdfA gene encoding rod-determining factor RdfA — its product is MGCKIETVCASRGMPTLPDRLVDRRVDAGDSLRDLERFFNREVLAAAMRDAGMELLEGEAENVHRLLTDEDVSDAARTEARDRLRRAGVDVDAVRDDFVTYGTVRTHLRECAGVETGRESSVDAASVRDTAFGLFGRAEAITEREVSRLAETESFDAGDVTVSLTARVTCETCGEEYGLLRLLDRGGCGCRRED
- a CDS encoding universal stress protein; the encoded protein is MYDSILLPFDGSDEARKGANHGLDLASTCGATVHAMYVVDLPGAPRTVYIRDDEDEMREEYREYGEEVTGDICDRATEMGLDCETVIKSGSPAEEITEYAESEGIEAIVLGSAYRGKFRALLGSTAEKVVRTSEVPVVTVRQLVNE
- a CDS encoding archaea-specific SMC-related protein; translated protein: MTDDDSATPERMRLDVLNVGGIEHASVSFEPGVTMVVGENASNKSSLLGGLGGVLGGSPPSLRGGADSGSVTLDVDGERFALDLSDAAGETVVVEATPYTTASTLVDLFVDLSEGNPIRRAVVGGGDFHDLLMRPVDTEEIDAEIRRLTDTRNDLDDRIDDLDDRVGGLPELEVRRRRLIEEREEVTATLSERRAALSELDYRDAAAATRDLLDDLKDARAERERLRDRRETKRRALESLREDLASVEERLAALDDAESSVEERLAAVEERLSTLREREGRLDETIAALGPIVELNQGFLAEGERAVDDDVVEALGPDEGNVTCWTCGQSAARAEIESQVAAVEAILDEKREERATVEAEIEACRRDRSNLEDRREERVELVERRRRLGEDIDERERALSDLDDRIDDAAERIRDLEAELDGVEGAEELVERHEAVSDLEYERGRLDRKLAEVEADIEAAESARAEREDLRAERDDVAEQLATLRGRVERIERETVETVNDCMERILNRLVFDAVERVWIERRETDDGTVFDPHVVRTGDDGTVYRASVDTLSKSEREVVGLVMALAGYLVYDVADAVPVVVVDAVEMLDADRVRGLLDFFDDHARYVVAAVLPEEAAPLREWFDAVSTEAFDPVRS
- a CDS encoding BCCT family transporter, translated to MAESDDTTGEMSDGLQVELFHPDSDREPGDTNIQAMGFDIHPVVFPVALVLIALFIAVTILLGDQASEAYTALFNFIGTNFGWFYLLVVNLFIVVLLFFAFSKYGKIKIGGVEAEKEFSDFSWMAMLFSAGMGIGLMFFSVTEPMFYLNTPPSYFGAEAGTGAAAASAMAQTFFHWGLHPWAVYGLVGLGLAFFSFNRGLPLTFRSIFWPLLGDRIYGWPGHVIDLVTVFATLFGLSTSLGLGVAQVNSGLSYVFGSEMLGVANIPTGTTVQVLLIAGITAIATLSVAAGLDGGVKRLSTVNLYLMFVLLGFLLIVGPTVFILGTWVEGLGAYLQNILGLGFFTGTLNSAANGTPTAWTVFYWGWWIAWSPFVGMFIARISKGRTIRQFVLGVLFLPAIFSTIWLSTFGGAALNLAIGGGPVQTQYAELGYASFETLGMFVTLNQYPIGVVSGLLATLLVITFFVTSSDSGSLVIDHLTSGGKHDVPRTQRIFWAVTEGGVASVLLIGGGLTALQTAAITTGLPFAVILCLMCYTVYLGLDNEYEILESEEFAETIEELTDRENVDVTTSGDEMVTDIREGDDAASGD
- a CDS encoding NAD-binding protein is translated as MASDTPGPPTDAALEELFRQPERVPLVYWRAFSGASTAVLAVGTAAVLAFLTGLSHLSQGAGAPAGPLASVLPPGIGEVVPLASVLWAFLLTATAVGLRGGYRLAWYGALLLLPFLLVVPLVTGTAVDVLLFAVGGIGLPLVAKNRAQFDRAVDLSPFQTTALVAFVAVQVYGTVGTYAMRENFVGVNTVTDAFYYIIVTGTTVGYGDATPTTQVTKLFTLSVIVLGTGAFTVATGSLLVPALESRISSAFGTMTASELTLLEDHVLVLGHGELTEPLLDELAATTEVVVVTGDADASFGDREVNVLTADPTDEEALRDARIDAARGVVVATDDDARDALAVVAARRANPGVRIVAAATDQRHVDKLDTVGADEVISPAVIGGRLLGRSVLDESSGSFGGVFEDDDEDAAE
- a CDS encoding BCCT family transporter; this translates as MDSHDGVVERLIRAALLPVCALSGSVVAAGFFFPWIVGPVVPGRGWLAVALLFFGSALTYLALLPLDAPGREAADRPTAPYLLRVRHVPVRDWAAGFLDRQAPVTFAAPVVAVSLFFVAWLVAPRATDAAVGIVRDVLFREAGWLFLVTMFLAVGYCLFLLVGPWGSITLGGPDADPDYTYPTYFAMVFTAGIAAGVVFWGPAESLFHYGSPPPAADVAPRSAGAVGVALSYALFHWGISAWSAYLVVGLPIAYFTHRHGAPLRVSTVLAPFLGVDGLDGPWTTLVDVLAVFATIGGVATSVAFVGRQFLAGIDFQWGVAFGGVGSVLFVAGLVVVYSVAAETGVHRGVRRIAGVNLVLFALFALLLVAVGPRGTVVDASRVAVARYVTDFVPMSLPTLDDWVAEWTVWNWSWWFSWAPFAGLFLAALSKGRQVRTVVFTAVVATSAASGLWHLLLGGTTLALQRSGRADVLAAVEAHGGSEAVAGFPVLAALPLGRLLLFLFLALIVVFIVTSADVSTLVVAILTTERGTAPTTGSIVFWGVFQGLVAVAVLLVGGGQSLQTAAVLTGGPFAVLSLVALVGLAATFRRHERGHATVLGWVRRAATDGGDPPDD